TTTCATTGCTTAAACAAAGACAGCTGAAACAGTCAAAATATCTACTTGTTTCAAACAACacaaggtcttacaggtttagcacgatgtgagggtgagtaaatgataacagttttCATTTTCGGGTGATAAGTTAATTTTCCTAGTTTATATACTGAATGTCCATGAGGACTTAAAGCTTACCAAGATTTCCTCTGCATTGCCATCACTGACAGAAAGTCCATTGAGCTGTTGCTGAATCTGTCCGACTGAGGGGAGGTCCCTCTCTGGAATGAACCAATCCTGATCCTCCTCATCCAACATCTCTTGGAAACAGCGCTCCAAAAACTCCTGCTCAAGCAATTCCTCCTCCACCTAGGATATAAACAAATAAGACAAAAGTTCCTGTccaagtttatttaaaaaagaacaattaAATAACGTGAAAAACATTACGTTCTACAATCTCAAGAGCAGTATTCAAAAATGGTCATAAAAGAAAACTATGAACTTAACTGTACTGAACACTAACACGCACCTCAGCCGAAAGTATAAAACCCGTCCTGATCAACTGCtgagtttgtgtttttataGCGTGGGCTTGAAAGGGCTGCAAGTGGGTTGGTGTGTGTACAGACCTGCCGATTGTATTCCTCCTCGTTCTCCATCCACATGTACTCTGCAAAGGGGTTGGACTCATTCTCTGCATGTCCATTGGCTACTGGGTCTTTTGCCTCACTCCCTGTAACTCCGCTGCCTGGCATCTTTCCTATGTCAGCCCCGTTCATTTCTGCTGgctctattaaaaaaaaaaaaaaaaaaaaagagacatatTTTAGGgatatataatatagaaatcATGTCTGATATTGATAGCAATAACAAATTccttatattatatacacactgCAATctgcaaaaccgatgaatcggtcgacctcatatatatatatatatatatatatacacatatacacacatacatacatacacgaTGCAATGTGAACACATATGGAGTACAATTAGTCGTACACACTACTGTTAAATGATTTGGgataagtacaaaaaaaaaaaatcaggtttTTGAACATTAAGTCTCATACGCAACATTGCTGCATTTGatcataatactgtaaaatcagtaatattgtgaaatacttgatttaaaataattattttacttacTATGTTTACTTTTGccatttattccagtgatgagAATGAATGGTAAATATAAAGGTGAAGAACAAAGGAGTATTTCGCAATAATTTGTTATGATTAGAATTGAGCTGAGAAACCTGTtatgacagaaaaataaaaacaagactGCTGAAAGAGTCACAAGGTGAGCAGctgtttatatactgtaacgCTTAAGACAATAGCATAAAACATGCCATAACACTTAAACACAACCACACCCACTCACTGTGTACAT
The sequence above is a segment of the Onychostoma macrolepis isolate SWU-2019 chromosome 07, ASM1243209v1, whole genome shotgun sequence genome. Coding sequences within it:
- the LOC131544974 gene encoding polyadenylate-binding protein-interacting protein 2B-like isoform X2 gives rise to the protein MNGADIGKMPGSGVTGSEAKDPVANGHAENESNPFAEYMWMENEEEYNRQVEEELLEQEFLERCFQEMLDEEDQDWFIPERDLPSVGQIQQQLNGLSVSDGNAEEILRKSILNPEAKEFVPGVKY
- the LOC131544974 gene encoding polyadenylate-binding protein-interacting protein 2B-like isoform X1, translated to MPEPAEMNGADIGKMPGSGVTGSEAKDPVANGHAENESNPFAEYMWMENEEEYNRQVEEELLEQEFLERCFQEMLDEEDQDWFIPERDLPSVGQIQQQLNGLSVSDGNAEEILRKSILNPEAKEFVPGVKY